The following proteins are encoded in a genomic region of Plasmodium coatneyi strain Hackeri chromosome 2, complete sequence:
- a CDS encoding Kinesin: MNNHEHGKRSDSTDEYKWVQAEMGETSNTTKNICFASVLKETQEDVCISNRTTENENDKEELAGEYFSSSDGSAREYYVGADERGTDLITCSPNRQDNPAVSNNPAVSNNPALSHNLVAPHGEQKNSGGVKICISSVGGMGGESFPNGPEGESSPQCYDERMLSPVYKSEGNHATKGVTKGTVKDTTKSITKECSANDAKMNAVNELMRNIRQFNHSMQSISSTSDTLFQQNLSKMYSELASTKNLESLNGFYEDVPVIGSTAKVAQQQNTHDSPPGKEADSGANIYNGTYTDWKNQNNCTDERVGQDTLNEMEEEGKEQGDRHMQGKKYSLSEISPLHLSKKDSNGISSNQWEQMKRSFCDIENNLMHLSRASMGSTVVGSAMMETVGLEADGAYRSCVGGTSSPTTPNLSYATLDMEKWNSSSEFFPTMDYTVVQSRHINLDVAGSPRVIPPSGTSPKAVSLSSATPAVIPPSVTSPGVIPPSLASPGVPPLNVTSPRAKLTKLNLGKANNLQSHAFAKEEEEAAKMETTKVEAVKVECGKNQHAMPKSKSPRNVARGTSNKTIVSAPKIVKLKSKVPNETAKTPKMMKRNSEGCGSSGGVKPEGKASTTPTTAVISSSTSAVTSANQGAPSNVLHPNGASPTHQTVPTCVTRQTNKNEKTGSTEKDVTYNMNVVIRCRPMSASEKNEGAKNVIKILDNKMIVLLDPSDNSDNVLRQNRSREKKYVFDYVFDETSSQEDVYKNSVKCLIDAVIAGYNSTVFAYGATGAGKTHTIIGHKNEPGIMNMILRDLFDRIKKMEVMNEYKVKCSFIEIYNENICDLLNPSDEYLDVREDPIKGVTVSNIFEVCTTSVEEIMELIHTGNKNRTQEPTDANKTSSRSHGVLQVIVEETEKGQGIYQQTKRGKLCVIDLAGSERASQTNNKGMRLLEGANINRSLLALGNVINALVSRSKGTSKSNFIPFRDSKLTRLLKDSLGGNCKTVMIANVSPSHLSYEDTHNTLKYANRAKNIKNIVTSNVVVVKQHLTMYIDVIEKLKGEIEFLKEQLQEKGKMNDYMSSTSTNFDYYDQLKEYERNCSREELLNIICALKRENQRLRMGDAAAAGDAANMADAADVADATDLADVTDLADVGHANDTIGAAGRLQAQHEEEITKQQQEISDLRAVNEKLFVDNKKFHEKLQEYMQISHNLRVLNEEYKRQIDGFKTMMHSNDANHVQIKKKLDDLRKKYEQLKESTEDKENDDVFDKWKKELTKVLDERKKIKSVILSVERRLITNKEVGAGTFSEADLRGLYQKKSKMDEELQRNILQTNELLKELPLQIKDEKTKNFLFLFYTNKVLLQEKEELQEFFELSSTIISQKEKQISSLKDQLKMTDACPPLKM; encoded by the exons aTGAATAACCATGAACATGGGAAGAGATCCGATTCTACGGATGAGTACAAATGGGTTCAGGCAGAAATGGGCGAAACGAGTAACACAACGAAAAATATCTGCTTCGCTTCCGTGTTGAAGGAGACACAGGAGGACGTGTGCATATCTAACCGAACGACGGAAAATGAGAACGACAAAGAGGAACTGGCGGGTGAGTACTTTTCCTCATCGGATGGGTCCGCAAGGGAGTATTACGTAGGGGCAGATGAAAGGGGTACCGACCTTATCACGTGCAGTCCCAACAGGCAGGACAACCCCGCCGTGTCGAACAACCCCGCCGTTTCGAACAACCCTGCCCTGTCACACAACCTAGTTGCTCCCCacggggaacaaaaaaacagtgGAGGGGTCAAAATATGCATCAGCAGCGTAGGGGGAATGGGTGGAGAGTCCTTCCCGAATGGCCCCGAGGGGGAGAGCTCCCCGCAGTGTTACGACGAGAGGATGCTGTCCCCGGTTTATAAGAGTGAGGGAAACCACGCCACGAAGGGGGTCACGAAGGGGACCGTGAAGGACACCACTAAGAGCATCACTAAGGAATGCTCAGCGAACGACGCCAAAATGAACGCAGTCAACGAACTCATGCGAAACATAAGACAGTTCAACCACTCCATGCAATCCATCTCGTCCACCAGTGATACGCTGTTCCAACAGAATCTGTCAAAAATGTATTCAGAACTTGCATCTACTAAAAATTTAGAATCGCTCAATGGGTTCTATGAAGATGTTCCCGTTATCGGATCTACAGCAAAGGTGGCACAACAGCAAAACACGCATGACTCACCACCGGGGAAAGAAGCAGACAGTGGTGCAAACATTTACAACGGTACCTACACCGATTGGAAGAACCAAAATAACTGCACTGACGAGAGGGTAGGACAAGACACACTGAACGagatggaagaggaagggaaagaacaagGTGACAGACACATGCAGGGGAAGAAGTACTCCCTTAGTGAGATTAGTCCTTTACATTTGTCAAAGAAGGACTCCAACGGTATTTCTTCCAATCAGTgggaacaaatgaaaaggagcTTCTGCGACATAGAGAATAATTTGATGCATCTGAGTAGGGCCAGTATGGGTTCTACTGTGGTGGGTTCTGCGATGATGGAAACGGTCGGGTTAGAGGCAGATGGGGCGTACCGGTCCTGCGTCGGAGGGACTAGCTCCCCCACCACCCCGAACCTCTCCTACGCAACACTCGacatggaaaaatggaactcCTCCAGTGAGTTCTTTCCCACCATGGATTATACGGTTGTTCAGTCGAGGCATATAAACTTGGACGTTGCCGGTTCGCCCAGGGTGATCCCCCCAAGTGGTACATCCCCCAAGGCGGTTTCGCTAAGCAGCGCCACCCCGGCAGTGATCCCCCCGAGTGTGACTTCCCCTGGAGTGATTCCCCCAAGTTTAGCTTCTCCTGGAGTGCCCCCCCTAAATGTGACCTCACCCAGAGCGAAGCTGACCAAACTGAACCTCGGGAAGGCCAACAACCTGCAGAGTCATGCGTTCgccaaggaggaggaggaagcagctAAAATGGAAACCACCAAGGTGGAAGCAGTCAAGGTGGAGTGTGGAAAAAACCAGCATGCGATGCCCAAAAGCAAATCCCCCAGAAACGTCGCCAGGGGCACGTCCAACAAAACCATAGTGAGTGCAccaaaaattgtaaagcTAAAAAGTAAAGTGCCAAACGAGACGGCGAAGACCCCCAAGATGATGAAGCGGAACAGTGAAGGGTGCGGAAGTTCCGGTGGGGTAAAACCAGAGGGAAAAGCTAGCACAACTCCGACCACCGCAGTTATTAGTAGCAGCACTTCCGCCGTCACGTCTGCAAATCAGGGGGCTCCTTCCAATGTACTCCACCCGAATGGTGCATCTCCAACACACCAAACCGTCCCCACGTGTGTAACAAGACAGactaataaaaatgaaaaaacaggTTCTACAGAAAAAGACGTAACGTATAACATGAACGTGGTTATTAGATGCAGACCCATGAGTGCTagcgaaaaaaacgaaggcgcaaaaaatgtaataaaaattCTGGACAACAAAATGATAGTACTTCTAGATCCTTCAGATAACTCAGATAATGTATTGAGACAAAATAGAAGccgagaaaaaaagtatgtcTTCGATTACGTGTTCGATGAGACTAGTTCTCAAGAAGATGTATACAAAAACAGCGTTAAGTGTTTAATAGATGCAGTGATCGCAGGGTATAATTCCACAGTTTTCGCTTATGGAGCTACAGGAGCaggaaaaacacacacaattATAGGACACAAAAATGAGCCCGGAATCATGAATATGATTTTGAGAGACTTATTTGACAGAATCAAAAAGATGGAAGTCATGAATGAGTACAAAGTGAAGTGCTCCTTTATTGAGATTTATAATGAGAATATATGTGATCTCCTGAACCCGTCTGATGAGTACCTAGATGTGAGAGAAGATCCCATTAAAGGAGTTACCGTGTCGAACATTTTCGAGGTCTGTACTACATCTGTGGAGGAAATTATGGAACTAATACATACAGGCAACAAGAATAGAACCCAAGAACCCACAGATGCAAACAAAACAAGCTCTAGAAGCCATGGAGTCTTACAAGTAATCGtagaagaaacagaaaaagggcAGGGAATCTACCAACaaacgaaaaggggaaagttaTGTGTCATAGATTTAGCAGGAAGTGAAAGAGCAAGtcaaacaaacaacaaagGAATGAGACTCTTAGAAGGAGCTAATATTAATAGATCACTTCTAGCCTTAGGGAATGTAATAAATGCTCTAGTGTCCAGAAGTAAGGGAACAAGCAAATCTAATTTTATACCCTTTAGGGATAGTAAGCTCACTCGTTTATTAAAGGATTCCCTAGGAGGAAATTGCAAAACGGTAATGATAGCTAATGTAAGTCCTTCCCATCTTTCCTACGAAGACACACACAACACCCTCAAATATGCCAACAGAgcgaaaaacataaaaaatatcgtGACGTCTAacgtggtggtggtgaaGCAACACCTCACCATGTATATCGATGTGATTGAAAAGCTAAAAGGAGAAAtcgaatttttaaaagaacaaCTAcaggagaaggggaagatgaaCGACTACATGAGTTCCACCTCCACCAACTTCGACTACTACGATCAGCTCAAGGAGTACGAGCGAAACTGCTCCAGGGAAGAGCTCCTTAACATTATCTGTGCGTTGAAGCGTGAGAACCAGCGCCTCCGCATGGGTGACGCGGCAGCAGCGGGAGATGCAGCCAACATGGCAGATGCAGCTGACGTGGCAGATGCAACCGACTTGGCAGATGTAACCGACTTGGCAGATGTAGGTCATGCGAATGACACGATCGGCGCAGCAGGACGACTGCAGGCACAGCACGAGGAAGAAATCACAAAACAGCAACAGGAGATCAGTGACTTAAGAGCCGTCAACGAGAAGCTATTCGTCGACAATAAGAAGTTTCACGAAAAGCTGCAAGAGTACATGCAAATTTCCCACAACCTGCGCGTACTCAATGAGGAGTACAAGCGACAAATAGACGGGTTCAAGACTATGATGCATAGCAACGACGCCAACCACGTCCAGATAAAGAAGAAGCTCGATGACCTGCGcaagaaatatgaacagcTCAAG GAAAGCACGGAGGATAAAGAAAACGACGATGTGTTcgacaaatggaaaaaggaactaACCAAA GTGTTGgacgaaaggaaaaagataaagTCAGTGATCCTAAGTGTCGAGAGGAGACTCATCACGAACAAGGAAGTTGGGGCGGGTACCTTTTCCGAGGCGGACCTCCGCGGGCTGTACCAGAAG aaaagcaaaatggacGAGGAACTGCAGCGGAACATCCTGCAGACGAACGAGTTGCTAAAGGAGCTGCCCCTCCAGATAAAGGACGAAAAGACGAAAAACTTCCTCTTCTTATTTTACACGAACAAGGTGCTGCTGCAGGAGAAGGAGGAGCTCCAG GAATTCTTCGAGCTCTCATCAACCATCATTAgccaaaaggagaaacaaattAGCAGTCTCAAGGACCAGTTAAAAATGACTGACGCGTGTCCCCCGCTGAAGATGTGA